The Alkalibaculum bacchi sequence TACATAAATTTATGGCAGCGTAGTTTGCTAGCGAGGAGAAGAATATGGACTATAAATTAATTGCAGTTGATATCGACGGGACTTTATTAAATAGTCAAGGTATATTGACTGAGAAAACGAAAAAGGCGATACAAGAAGCTGTAGATGCAGGGGTTGTTTTTGTAATATGTACTGGAAGACCTATCCAAGGTGTTAAGAGATTAAATGAAGAAATTAATAGAGATCTTCCATTTATTACATACAATGGAGCCATGGTCATAAAAGGGAAAAGTAAAGAAATCCTGTATCAACGAAGTTTACCAAAAAACCTTGCAAAAGAGGTCTATGATATAGGTTCTAAATGGAATACAACTATGATTATTTGGTCTGACAACAAATTATATGTAAATCATGAAAATGATAAAGCAAAAGAGTATAGTAAATCCATTAATACACCATATATAAAAATAGATAGCATTGATGAGATCCCAACTGAAATAACAAAAATATTATGGTATGACGAACCTGAAAAATTATCAAAACATCAAGCTGATTTTAAGGAAAAAATAGATAAAAGAATTGTTCATCATTTTTCAAGACCTTTTTATTTAGAATTTGTAGATGAAAAAGCTACAAAAGGAATTGCTATACAAAAATTATGCGAAGACTATGGTTTTGATATAGCTCAAACGATTGCAATTGGTGATGGTTACAACGATTTGTCTATGATCCAAGAAGCAGGTTTAGGCGTAGCAATGGAAAATGCACCAGATGATATCAAAAAACACGCTCAGTATATTACTACTTCTTGTGATGAAGATGGAGTTGCTAATGTAATATACAAATTTATATTAGATAAGGAATAGATGTATTGGCTCATTTTGAAGTCGACGGAAATGAATGGAAATGCTAAAATATAGATAGAATCATTCTAGAATAGAACAGAAAATTAAGTGGGAGGAATTATGTGGACAAAGCAATACTAGGAGTTTTTATTCCGCTTATAGGCACTACCCTTGGTGCAGGATGCGTGTTTTTTTTGAAAGAGCATATTCATCCCTTAGTTCAAAAGGCACTAC is a genomic window containing:
- a CDS encoding Cof-type HAD-IIB family hydrolase, which produces MDYKLIAVDIDGTLLNSQGILTEKTKKAIQEAVDAGVVFVICTGRPIQGVKRLNEEINRDLPFITYNGAMVIKGKSKEILYQRSLPKNLAKEVYDIGSKWNTTMIIWSDNKLYVNHENDKAKEYSKSINTPYIKIDSIDEIPTEITKILWYDEPEKLSKHQADFKEKIDKRIVHHFSRPFYLEFVDEKATKGIAIQKLCEDYGFDIAQTIAIGDGYNDLSMIQEAGLGVAMENAPDDIKKHAQYITTSCDEDGVANVIYKFILDKE